The proteins below come from a single Uloborus diversus isolate 005 unplaced genomic scaffold, Udiv.v.3.1 scaffold_583, whole genome shotgun sequence genomic window:
- the LOC129233653 gene encoding sodium-dependent transporter bedraggled-like has translation LHLYRRCFIFQFLLLTFFIGIPILYMQMALGQYLGSGMLDMWYISPAFKGLGFAMLYLNILLGIYNAVPLSWLFIYFKDSFITLKDSYKWGKCHHYFASNGCVRALNSSAADFYGWSVPSYFHGRVLGRKPLEYQLGELKFEVAFNLCLVWLIIFVCLSRGPKTFGKVVYVFGMLPIALLMMVTMRMGQQWSEGILELFSAPWRPVLLDTTAWGLAAREAFITWGLLASVALHICSHNKTSTNITKNLIAVAITSVVVLITAAFLFACAVNVFHKRNLSLSFTTYEEESFVKVLKPGAWPYKNISVSSLILGVSIIPNENLSFHSGYQVLRLATEVFPAALAVEGVRNISSFWAICFYTSMILFGFGQQVVLWYSVVESIIDINYKVLKAWHTTLTFISCNLAFLLGLPITSSIGLYIIYYIDFSVSSLWWIALMYFTMLFVILFIRGRPYGTDQLVTIISRDPMRRSKILPFLTFIWNIVLPVSFLLMTISFLRSSTIDSSSAMGRLMENYQYWQQWAKNLNLCIQVFPTIVIFSVCGYQAFSIFLNKREMSICERLKLLCCPVLPMPPSSRHSVASSSNLSSGSSTTGCLDDPPPKYTPPPSYSTATSRMLAKQLDSQVQSSSCSIDFDTLSEGANSAASNCAQSLPNSRESVSSNNGVHQ, from the exons GATTGGGCTTTGCAATGTTGTACTTAAACATACTTTTGGGCATTTACAATGCTGTTCCTTTGTCATGGCTGTTCATATATTTCAAAGATTCCTTCATCACTCTCAAAGACTCATATAAATGGGGAAAGTGTCATCATTACTTTGCAAGCAATG GCTGTGTTCGAGCTTTAAATTCATCAGCTGCTGATTTTTATGGTTGGTCTGTGCCATCCTATTTTCA tggGCGTGTTCTTGGAAGGAAGCCATTGGAATATCAGTTAGGCGAGCTGAAATTTGAAGTAGCTTTCAATCTGTGTCTTGtttggttgattatttttgtttgtttgagccGTGGACCAAAAACATTtggaaaa GTAGTTTATGTATTTGGTATGCTGCCTATTGCACTTCTAATGATGGTCACTATGCGAATGGGGCAACAGTGGAGTGAAGGAATACTGGAATTATTTTCTGCTCCTTGGAGACCTGTTTTACTAGATACAACC GCATGGGGCCTCGCTGCCCGAGAAGCATTTATTACTTGGGGTTTACTCGCTAGTGTTGCTTTGCATATTTGTAGTCATAACAAGACTTCCACTAACATTACAAA AAACCTAATTGCAGTTGCGATAACTTCAGTTGTTGTCTTGATAACTGCAGCTTTTCTTTTTGCTTGTGCTGTTAATGTATTTCATAAAAGAAATCTTTCTTTATCATTCACAACATATG aaGAAGAATCATTTGTCAAAGTCTTGAAACCTGGTGCTTGgccttataaaaatatttcagtatccAGCTTGATCTTGGGTGTGAGCATCATTCCAAACGAGAACCTTTCCTTTCACAGTGGCTATCAGGTTCTACGTCTGGCAACAGAGGTGTTTCCTGCTGCTTTAGCAGTTGAAGGTGTGCGAAATATATCATCATTTTGGGCCATTTGTTTTTACACATCAATGATTCTGTTTGGATTTGGGCAGCAG GTTGTTTTGTGGTATTCTGTAGTTGAATCAATCATAGACATCAACTACAAAGTACTCAAAGCTTGGCATACTACGTTGACTTTTATTTCATGCAATTTGGCATTTCTGCTTGGTCTTCCAATCACATCCAGT ATTGGCTTGTACATTATTTACTACATAGACTTTTCAGTTAGTTCTCTCTGGTGGATTGCTTTGATGTATTTCACGATgttgtttgtaattttatttattcgtg GTCGACCATATGGCACTGATCAACTAGTCACCATCATAAGTCGAGACCCGATGCGTCGATCAAAAATTTTGCCATTCCTTACTTTCATCTGGAATATAGTCTTGCCTGTGTCTTTCCTT TTGATGACCATTTCATTCTTGAGATCCAGTACAATTGATTCATCTTCTGCTATGGGAAGACTAATGGAAAATTATCAGTATTGGCAGCAGTGGGCGAAGAACTTAAACTTATGCATTCAAGTGTTCCCAACGATAGTTATCTTCTCTGTCTGTGGATATCAAGCATTCTCAATTTTTCTAAACAAAAGAGAGATGTCTATTTGTGAG CGACTCAAGTTATTGTGCTGTCCCGTCCTCCCCATGCCACCAAGTAGCAGACACTCTGTGGCATCTTCATCCAACCTAAGCAGTGGTTCGTCCACCACTGGATGTCTGGATGACCCTCCTCCTAAATACACCCCTCCTCCTTCATACTCCACTGCAACCTCACGCATGTTGGCAAAACAGTTGGATAGCCAAGTGCAGAGTAGCAGCTGCTCCATTGACTTTGATACTTTAAGTGAGGGTGCAAACTCAGCAGCAAGCAATTGCGCTCAATCTCTTCCTAATTCCAGAGAAAGTGTTTCGTCCAATAACGGTGTTCATCAGTGA